In Sphingobium amiense, a genomic segment contains:
- a CDS encoding TadE/TadG family type IV pilus assembly protein, which yields MRRPILIDALRRHLAGMAAVEFALTAPVLILMFLGTFQVTDAVGAKRKLGIATRAIADLTTQYTSISSSEADSILQSSNQIMAPYNAAPGTFVVSQIYVSPAGAATVQWSRARNGTARTTGASVTLPTGVAQNDSYVILAESSYPYTPTVGLAIVPTITMNEQIYMYPRLSDSVNLQ from the coding sequence ATGAGGCGGCCCATCCTCATCGACGCGCTCCGCCGCCATCTCGCGGGCATGGCCGCCGTCGAGTTCGCGCTGACCGCGCCTGTGCTCATCCTGATGTTCCTCGGCACCTTTCAGGTGACGGACGCGGTGGGCGCGAAACGGAAACTCGGCATCGCGACCCGCGCCATCGCCGATCTCACGACCCAATATACCTCGATCAGCTCATCCGAAGCGGACTCGATCCTGCAATCGTCCAATCAGATCATGGCGCCCTATAACGCGGCGCCCGGCACCTTCGTCGTCTCGCAGATCTACGTCAGTCCGGCAGGCGCGGCGACCGTGCAGTGGAGCCGCGCGCGCAACGGAACGGCGCGCACCACCGGAGCGTCGGTCACGCTGCCGACGGGCGTTGCGCAGAACGACAGCTACGTGATCCTGGCGGAAAGCAGCTACCCCTACACCCCCACCGTCGGCCTCGCCATCGTCCCGACCATCACCATGAACGAGCAGATCTACATGTATCCGCGCCTGTCAGACAGCGTCAATCTCCAGTAG
- a CDS encoding TadE/TadG family type IV pilus assembly protein encodes MKQRAHHGLARLPLKHLGSDRRGATLVEFGFIIIPLIAIVLAVVQVAITLFTQQTLETATEKSARLVMTGQNRASNTTQAAFKTLVCGKLPSFVNCGDVMVDVAAFPTVAAADTSTPTITYTNGVPSNSWSYNPGSDGEIVRLRIMYLASSAAGPLNFTVANQPNGKRLMIATLIFKNETTST; translated from the coding sequence ATGAAGCAACGCGCGCATCATGGACTGGCGAGGCTGCCCCTGAAACATCTGGGGTCCGACCGCCGTGGCGCAACGCTGGTGGAATTCGGCTTCATCATCATCCCGCTCATCGCGATCGTGCTGGCGGTGGTTCAGGTCGCGATCACCCTGTTCACGCAGCAGACGCTGGAAACCGCGACGGAAAAGAGCGCCCGCCTCGTCATGACGGGGCAGAACCGCGCCAGCAACACCACACAGGCCGCGTTCAAGACGCTGGTGTGCGGCAAGCTGCCCAGCTTTGTGAACTGCGGCGACGTGATGGTCGATGTCGCGGCTTTCCCGACCGTGGCCGCAGCCGACACCTCGACCCCGACCATCACCTACACCAACGGCGTTCCGAGCAATAGCTGGTCCTATAATCCGGGCAGCGATGGAGAGATCGTTCGGCTGCGGATCATGTATCTGGCCTCCAGCGCCGCAGGGCCGCTCAATTTCACCGTCGCGAACCAGCCCAACGGCAAGCGGCTGATGATCGCCACGCTGATCTTCAAGAACGAAACGACCTCGACATGA
- a CDS encoding GbsR/MarR family transcriptional regulator codes for MPLLDHPDAKTFLLHWGEMGTQWGVNRSVSQVHALLYLSDRPLPADEIVEQLGLARSNVSTALKELQSYGIVRRVHVDGDRRDHFVAELDLWDMLTRIAAERKRREIDPTIVLMGELAARLAKDDTAPRHVRERITRMHEFLSTLGNWYEQVRILPKPTLIALMKLGGKVARFLPRAKDKQN; via the coding sequence ATGCCATTACTCGACCATCCGGACGCCAAGACTTTTCTGCTCCACTGGGGCGAGATGGGGACGCAATGGGGCGTCAATCGGTCCGTGAGCCAGGTGCACGCCCTGCTCTATCTGTCCGACCGTCCTCTGCCGGCCGACGAGATCGTTGAGCAACTCGGTCTCGCGCGGTCCAATGTTTCTACCGCTCTTAAAGAACTGCAGTCCTACGGTATCGTAAGGCGGGTGCATGTCGACGGAGACCGGCGCGACCATTTCGTCGCGGAATTGGATTTATGGGACATGCTCACCCGCATCGCCGCAGAGCGTAAACGGCGCGAGATCGACCCGACTATAGTGCTGATGGGCGAACTAGCAGCCCGGCTTGCGAAGGATGATACCGCCCCGCGTCATGTGCGCGAGCGGATCACGCGGATGCACGAATTCCTTTCCACGCTGGGCAATTGGTATGAGCAGGTCCGCATTCTACCAAAGCCGACCCTGATCGCGCTCATGAAACTTGGCGGCAAGGTCGCTCGCTTCCTGCCGCGGGCCAAAGACAAGCAGAACTGA
- a CDS encoding dicarboxylate/amino acid:cation symporter, producing MALPYRSFGFQVLAGMVAGLALGLVARQIGAGPDGDLNWLATALKTVGSIFVSLLKAIVPPLVFAAIVASIANLRALDNAARLAGQTLLWFAITALIAVAIGIAIGVIVQPGVGMSSAALAAKQPDSVGGWLDFLKGLVPGNSLALSGNTKIAESGAATTTISFNILQLLVISIAVGIATLKVGERAEPFLAFVRSLLAVVRAILGWVIRLTPIGSAALIGTAIATYGWSALAQLGTFTASIYLGLALVLLVVYPLLLIANGLRPGAFFAKAWPAIQLGFVSRSSVGTLPVTEAVTERLGVDRGYAAFAIPLASTTKMDGCASIYPALAAIFVAGFYGISLHAIDYALIVFVSVLGSAATAGLTGATVMLTLTLSTLGLPLEGAGLLLAIDPILDMGRTAVNVAGQVLVGVIVARREGILDESAYYGAASAEASPLPAE from the coding sequence ATGGCCCTCCCCTATCGCAGTTTCGGGTTTCAGGTGCTGGCCGGCATGGTCGCGGGCCTCGCCCTCGGCCTTGTCGCGCGGCAGATCGGCGCGGGGCCGGACGGCGACCTCAACTGGCTGGCGACCGCGCTCAAGACCGTCGGGTCGATCTTCGTCTCGCTGCTGAAAGCCATCGTCCCGCCGCTCGTCTTCGCCGCCATCGTCGCGTCCATCGCCAATCTGCGCGCGCTCGACAATGCGGCGCGGCTTGCGGGGCAGACTTTGCTCTGGTTCGCGATCACGGCGCTGATCGCGGTCGCCATCGGCATCGCCATCGGCGTGATCGTCCAGCCGGGCGTCGGCATGTCGAGCGCCGCTCTCGCCGCCAAGCAGCCCGATTCGGTGGGCGGCTGGCTCGATTTCCTGAAAGGCCTCGTCCCCGGCAACAGCCTTGCCCTGTCGGGCAACACCAAGATCGCGGAGAGCGGCGCGGCGACCACGACGATCTCCTTTAACATCCTGCAACTGCTGGTCATCTCCATCGCGGTGGGCATCGCGACGCTCAAGGTAGGCGAGCGGGCCGAACCTTTTCTCGCCTTCGTCCGCTCGCTGCTCGCGGTCGTGCGCGCGATCCTCGGCTGGGTCATCCGCCTGACGCCCATCGGGTCGGCGGCGCTGATCGGCACCGCCATCGCCACTTATGGCTGGAGCGCGCTGGCGCAGCTCGGCACCTTCACCGCTTCCATCTATCTCGGCCTCGCGCTGGTGCTGCTGGTCGTCTACCCCCTGCTGCTGATCGCCAACGGCCTTCGCCCCGGCGCTTTCTTTGCGAAGGCATGGCCCGCGATCCAGCTCGGCTTCGTGTCCCGCTCCTCGGTCGGCACGCTGCCGGTGACGGAGGCGGTGACGGAGCGGCTCGGCGTCGACCGGGGCTATGCCGCGTTCGCCATTCCTCTGGCCTCAACCACGAAGATGGACGGATGCGCGTCCATCTATCCGGCGCTCGCCGCGATTTTCGTCGCGGGCTTCTACGGCATATCGCTGCACGCCATCGACTATGCCTTGATCGTCTTCGTGTCGGTGCTGGGATCGGCGGCGACGGCGGGCCTGACCGGAGCCACCGTCATGCTGACGCTGACGCTCTCGACGCTCGGCCTGCCGCTGGAGGGCGCGGGCCTGCTGCTCGCCATCGACCCGATCCTCGACATGGGCCGCACCGCCGTTAACGTCGCGGGGCAGGTGCTGGTCGGCGTGATCGTCGCCAGGCGGGAGGGGATATTGGACGAAAGCGCCTATTATGGCGCGGCATCGGCGGAGGCGTCCCCGCTCCCCGCCGAATGA
- a CDS encoding hypervirulence associated TUDOR domain-containing protein: protein MAKQLKKGDKVEWNTPQDKTRGTVEKKQTGTTHIKGHKVAATKDDPQYIVKSDKSGKKAAHRPSELKKAS from the coding sequence ATGGCGAAGCAGTTGAAGAAGGGCGACAAGGTCGAGTGGAACACGCCGCAGGACAAGACCAGGGGCACGGTCGAGAAGAAGCAGACCGGCACGACCCACATCAAGGGGCACAAGGTCGCCGCGACGAAGGACGACCCGCAATATATTGTCAAAAGCGACAAGTCGGGGAAGAAGGCGGCGCACAGGCCTTCGGAACTGAAGAAAGCCAGCTAG
- a CDS encoding SRPBCC family protein: MSDNDDKNIDRRRKLALLRISGAVATSVAILLGVYFLLEAVRPESGLISFSFLLVLPAAICAFATYIGDPLAERSRSFYMTMPLWLLGGVMLISIPVLREGVICVVMLAPLWIASGMVGAYASYRLRDRAGDRGTYCITVLMIPLLAMQIEPFIPLQQPEATVSRSIVINANPDEIWPLLRGIPDVRQDEGAWTFTQNVLGVPRPIGAYLLGSGIGAIRMANWGRNVRFREHIIDWQPGRAIGWRFDFRGLDAWQFTDRHLMPDSRYFKVTTGGYRMEPVGQGRTRVTLDTSYRMQTPVNSYSRMWGEVFLGDIETNLLTLIRQRAERG, from the coding sequence ATGTCTGACAATGATGACAAAAATATCGACCGTCGACGCAAGCTTGCCTTACTGCGCATTAGCGGCGCGGTCGCTACTTCCGTCGCCATCCTTCTTGGCGTGTATTTCCTTCTGGAGGCTGTGCGGCCCGAAAGCGGCCTTATAAGCTTCTCCTTCCTCCTCGTTCTTCCGGCCGCCATCTGCGCTTTCGCTACCTATATCGGCGATCCACTCGCAGAGCGGAGTAGGTCATTCTACATGACCATGCCGCTTTGGCTGTTGGGCGGAGTTATGCTGATTTCAATTCCCGTGTTGCGGGAAGGAGTGATCTGCGTGGTGATGCTCGCGCCGCTTTGGATCGCGAGCGGCATGGTCGGAGCCTATGCCAGCTATCGGCTACGCGACCGCGCTGGCGACCGGGGCACCTACTGCATAACGGTCCTGATGATACCGCTCCTCGCCATGCAGATCGAACCCTTCATTCCTCTCCAGCAGCCGGAGGCGACGGTCAGCCGGTCCATCGTCATCAACGCCAACCCGGATGAAATATGGCCGTTGCTGCGCGGTATTCCCGATGTACGGCAGGATGAAGGAGCCTGGACATTTACACAGAATGTGCTCGGTGTCCCCCGCCCTATCGGCGCCTACCTGCTGGGGAGCGGGATCGGCGCCATCCGCATGGCCAACTGGGGTCGCAATGTCCGCTTTCGCGAACATATCATCGACTGGCAGCCAGGCCGCGCGATCGGCTGGCGTTTCGACTTCCGCGGATTGGATGCATGGCAGTTTACCGACCGGCACCTGATGCCCGACAGCCGCTACTTCAAGGTTACGACCGGCGGATACCGGATGGAGCCGGTAGGACAAGGGCGCACCCGCGTCACCCTCGACACAAGCTACCGGATGCAGACACCGGTCAATTCCTACTCACGCATGTGGGGCGAAGTCTTCCTCGGTGACATCGAAACCAATCTTCTGACATTGATCCGGCAGAGGGCAGAGCGCGGTTGA
- the ilvC gene encoding ketol-acid reductoisomerase, with protein MKVYYDRDADIGLIKGKKIAILGYGSQGHAHAQNLRDSGVAEVCIALRTGSPSAKKAEGAGFKVLPNAEAAAWADVFMILAPDEHQAAIYAADVHDNLRPGAALAFAHGLNVHFGLIEPRKDVDVIMIAPKGPGHTVRSEYLRGGGVPCLIAVHQDATGNAHDIALSYASGVGGGRSGIIETNFREECETDLFGEQAVLCGGTTALVQAGFETLVEAGYSPEMAYFECLHELKLIVDLMYEGGIATMRYSISNTAEYGDIKTGPRIITEETKKEMKRVLADIQSGRFVKDFVLDNRAGQPELKASRIASQRHPIEETGAKLRAMMPWITANKLVDQAKN; from the coding sequence ACGCGGACATCGGCCTCATCAAGGGCAAGAAGATCGCCATTCTGGGCTACGGCTCGCAGGGCCACGCCCATGCGCAGAACCTGCGCGACAGCGGCGTCGCCGAAGTGTGCATCGCCCTGCGCACCGGTTCGCCGAGCGCGAAGAAGGCCGAAGGCGCTGGCTTCAAGGTTCTGCCCAACGCCGAAGCCGCAGCATGGGCCGACGTATTCATGATCCTCGCGCCCGACGAGCATCAGGCCGCGATCTACGCCGCCGACGTGCACGACAATCTGCGCCCTGGCGCTGCGCTCGCCTTCGCCCATGGCCTCAACGTCCATTTCGGCCTGATCGAGCCGCGCAAGGACGTCGACGTCATCATGATCGCACCCAAGGGTCCGGGTCACACCGTGCGCAGCGAATATCTGCGCGGCGGCGGCGTCCCCTGCCTGATCGCGGTCCATCAGGACGCGACCGGCAACGCGCATGACATCGCCCTCTCCTACGCCAGCGGCGTGGGCGGCGGCCGCAGCGGCATCATCGAAACCAACTTCCGCGAGGAATGCGAAACCGACCTGTTCGGCGAGCAGGCCGTGCTGTGCGGCGGCACCACCGCGCTGGTGCAGGCGGGCTTCGAAACGCTGGTCGAGGCGGGCTATTCCCCCGAAATGGCCTATTTCGAATGCCTGCACGAACTCAAGCTGATCGTCGACCTGATGTATGAAGGCGGCATCGCCACCATGCGCTATTCGATCAGCAACACGGCCGAATATGGCGACATCAAGACCGGCCCGCGCATCATCACCGAAGAAACGAAGAAGGAAATGAAGCGCGTTCTGGCCGACATCCAGTCGGGCCGCTTCGTCAAGGACTTCGTGCTCGACAACCGCGCCGGCCAGCCCGAACTCAAGGCCAGCCGCATCGCGTCGCAGCGCCATCCGATCGAGGAAACCGGCGCGAAGCTGCGCGCGATGATGCCCTGGATCACCGCCAACAAGCTGGTCGATCAGGCCAAGAACTGA
- the leuA gene encoding 2-isopropylmalate synthase, translating to MMLKQPSLKYRPFPQVDLPDRQWPSNVITTPPRWLSTDMRDGNQSLIDPMNAEKKRRFFDLLVKVGVKEIEVGFPSAGATEFDFISGLVRDGAIPDDVIPQVLTQARADLIATTFESLRGAKKAIVHVYNAVSPAWRNIVFQMERHQVRQIAVDAAKLLRDHAARQPDTDWHFEYSPETFSTAELDFSLECCEAVMEILQPTPERPLILNLPATVECATPNIYADQIEWICRNISKRDSVVISLHTHNDRGTGVAAAELGIMAGADRVEGCLFGNGERTGNCDLVTVALNMYTQGIDPGLDFSDIDEVIQTVEYCNQLPVHPRHPYAGELVFTAFSGSHQDAIKKGFAAQDARNDQIWNVPYLPIDPKDLGRDYEAVIRVNSQSGKGGVAWVLQQDKGYKLPKRMQADFSKVVQALADSSSRELNAADIGEAFETHYCLTGDQPYALIDYHEGGQAGDRIFTGKIGHKGAERSVSGRGNGLLSSVLAALRDEFGIELEIADYSEHAIGAGSDVNAAAYVECRTPDGRTVFGVGTDSDVATASVKAVLSAANGIAVR from the coding sequence ATGATGCTGAAGCAACCCTCGCTGAAATACCGCCCCTTTCCGCAGGTCGATCTGCCCGACCGCCAATGGCCCTCCAACGTCATCACCACCCCGCCGCGCTGGCTCTCGACCGACATGCGCGATGGCAACCAGTCACTGATCGACCCGATGAACGCGGAAAAGAAGCGCCGCTTCTTCGACCTGCTGGTCAAGGTCGGCGTCAAGGAGATCGAGGTCGGCTTTCCCAGCGCGGGCGCGACCGAGTTCGACTTCATCTCGGGACTGGTGCGCGACGGCGCGATCCCCGACGATGTGATCCCGCAGGTGCTGACGCAGGCGCGCGCCGATCTGATCGCCACCACCTTCGAAAGCCTGCGCGGCGCGAAGAAAGCCATCGTCCACGTCTACAACGCCGTCTCCCCCGCATGGCGCAACATCGTGTTCCAGATGGAACGTCACCAGGTCCGCCAGATCGCGGTCGACGCGGCGAAGCTGCTGCGCGACCATGCGGCCAGACAGCCCGACACCGACTGGCATTTCGAATATTCGCCCGAAACCTTCTCCACCGCCGAACTGGATTTCAGCCTCGAATGCTGCGAGGCGGTGATGGAAATCCTCCAACCCACGCCCGAACGCCCGCTGATCCTGAATCTGCCCGCCACGGTCGAGTGCGCGACGCCCAACATCTATGCCGACCAGATCGAATGGATCTGCCGCAACATCTCGAAACGCGACAGCGTGGTGATCTCGCTCCATACGCATAACGACCGGGGCACGGGCGTTGCGGCGGCGGAACTGGGCATCATGGCGGGCGCGGATCGCGTGGAAGGCTGCCTCTTCGGCAATGGCGAGCGCACCGGCAACTGCGATCTCGTGACCGTCGCGCTCAACATGTATACGCAGGGCATCGACCCCGGCCTCGACTTTTCCGACATCGACGAAGTCATCCAGACGGTCGAATATTGCAACCAGCTCCCCGTCCACCCGCGTCACCCCTATGCGGGCGAACTGGTGTTCACCGCCTTTTCCGGCAGCCATCAGGACGCGATCAAGAAGGGTTTCGCCGCGCAGGACGCGCGCAACGACCAGATCTGGAACGTGCCCTATCTGCCCATCGACCCCAAGGATCTGGGCCGCGACTATGAAGCGGTGATCCGCGTCAATTCGCAGTCGGGCAAGGGTGGCGTCGCATGGGTGCTGCAACAGGACAAGGGCTACAAGCTCCCCAAGCGGATGCAGGCGGACTTTTCCAAGGTCGTGCAGGCGCTGGCCGACAGCAGCAGCCGCGAACTCAACGCTGCCGACATCGGCGAAGCGTTCGAGACGCATTACTGCCTGACCGGCGACCAGCCCTACGCCCTCATCGACTATCATGAAGGCGGGCAGGCGGGCGACCGCATCTTCACCGGCAAGATCGGCCACAAGGGCGCAGAGCGTTCGGTGTCCGGGCGCGGCAACGGCCTCCTCTCCTCGGTGCTGGCGGCGCTGCGCGACGAATTTGGCATCGAACTGGAGATTGCCGACTATAGCGAGCACGCCATCGGTGCGGGCAGCGACGTGAACGCCGCCGCCTATGTCGAATGCCGCACGCCGGACGGCCGCACCGTCTTTGGCGTGGGCACCGACAGCGACGTGGCGACCGCTTCGGTCAAGGCGGTCCTGTCCGCCGCCAACGGCATCGCCGTCCGCTGA
- the trmFO gene encoding methylenetetrahydrofolate--tRNA-(uracil(54)-C(5))-methyltransferase (FADH(2)-oxidizing) TrmFO — MSDHQVHIIGGGLAGTEAAWQLAQAGVKVRLSEMRGSGDMTPAHQTDGLAELVCSNSFRSDDADKNAVGLLHQEMRRLGSLIMAQAEPAKVPAGSALAVDRHVFSDGVTRALAEHPNIEVVRERIDTLPTQGMTIVATGPLTAPALAASIGQAAGMEHLAFFDAIAPVIHFDSIDMDRCWMANRWDKIGPGGGEGKDYINCPMTKDQYQAFVQGLLDGEKTEFKEWEANTPYFEGCMPIEVMASRGPETLRHGPMKPMGLDDPRTGRWPYAVVQLRQDNASGTLWNMVGFQTKLKHGAQVELFRTIAGLEKAEFARLGGLHRNTFIQSPKLLDATLRLRSAPHIRFAGQMTGCEGYVESAAIGLLAGRFAAAELLGHALTPPPADTALGALLGHVTGNVATADYQPMNVNFGLFPPLSDVKKKSRKEAYTARARASFGEWMGHMALA; from the coding sequence ATGTCCGATCATCAGGTTCACATCATCGGCGGCGGCCTCGCGGGCACGGAAGCGGCGTGGCAGCTTGCACAGGCGGGCGTCAAAGTGCGCCTGTCCGAAATGCGCGGCAGCGGGGACATGACCCCCGCGCACCAGACCGATGGCCTTGCCGAACTCGTCTGTTCCAACAGCTTCCGCTCCGACGACGCCGACAAGAACGCGGTCGGCCTGCTGCATCAGGAGATGCGGCGGCTCGGCTCGCTCATCATGGCGCAGGCGGAACCGGCCAAGGTGCCCGCAGGCTCCGCGCTGGCGGTCGACCGCCACGTCTTTTCCGATGGCGTCACCCGCGCGCTGGCGGAGCATCCGAATATCGAGGTCGTGCGCGAGCGCATCGACACCCTCCCTACGCAGGGCATGACCATCGTCGCCACCGGCCCCCTCACCGCTCCCGCGCTCGCGGCCAGCATCGGGCAGGCGGCGGGGATGGAGCATCTCGCCTTCTTCGACGCCATCGCGCCCGTCATCCATTTCGACAGCATCGACATGGACAGATGCTGGATGGCCAACCGCTGGGACAAGATCGGCCCCGGCGGCGGCGAGGGCAAGGACTATATCAACTGCCCCATGACGAAGGACCAGTATCAGGCCTTCGTTCAGGGTCTGCTCGACGGCGAAAAGACCGAGTTCAAGGAATGGGAGGCCAACACCCCCTATTTCGAAGGCTGCATGCCGATCGAGGTCATGGCCTCGCGGGGGCCGGAAACGCTGCGCCACGGGCCGATGAAGCCGATGGGCCTCGACGATCCGCGCACCGGGCGCTGGCCCTATGCCGTGGTCCAGTTGCGGCAGGACAATGCGTCGGGCACGCTGTGGAACATGGTCGGCTTCCAGACCAAGCTCAAACATGGCGCACAGGTCGAACTGTTCCGCACGATAGCGGGGCTGGAGAAGGCGGAGTTCGCACGGCTCGGCGGCCTGCACCGCAATACCTTCATTCAAAGCCCCAAGCTGCTGGACGCGACGCTGCGGCTCAGGAGCGCGCCCCATATCCGGTTCGCCGGGCAGATGACGGGGTGCGAGGGTTATGTGGAAAGCGCCGCCATCGGCCTGCTCGCCGGGCGCTTCGCGGCTGCCGAACTGCTGGGCCATGCGCTGACGCCCCCGCCAGCCGATACCGCGCTGGGCGCGCTGCTCGGCCATGTGACGGGCAATGTCGCGACGGCGGACTATCAGCCGATGAACGTCAATTTCGGCCTCTTCCCTCCGCTCTCCGACGTGAAGAAGAAGAGCCGCAAGGAAGCCTATACCGCCCGTGCGCGCGCCTCGTTCGGGGAATGGATGGGGCACATGGCGCTGGCCTGA
- a CDS encoding YceI family protein: MRKFLIPAAALIALAGGSALVAQMPTAAPGTKDPAKVTGGTYKVDGGHTQVVFAWDHMGFTNNAGTIAEPTGTLTLDKANPANSKVSVTFQIANLRTGVAKLDEHLMKPDFFDVAKFPTATFVSTGVKPDGATGAEITGNLTLHGVTKPVTLDTQFYGVGPSPMSKKENIGFVATGTIKRSDFGMGYAVPLVSDAIELKIIAGFEQQ; encoded by the coding sequence ATGCGTAAATTCCTGATCCCCGCCGCCGCCCTCATCGCGCTGGCCGGCGGTTCCGCCCTCGTCGCGCAGATGCCGACCGCCGCGCCCGGCACGAAAGACCCGGCCAAGGTCACCGGCGGCACCTACAAGGTCGATGGCGGCCACACGCAGGTCGTGTTCGCCTGGGATCATATGGGCTTCACCAACAATGCGGGCACCATCGCCGAACCCACCGGCACGCTGACGCTGGACAAGGCGAACCCGGCGAACAGCAAGGTCAGCGTCACCTTCCAGATCGCGAACCTGCGCACCGGCGTCGCCAAGCTGGACGAGCATCTGATGAAGCCCGATTTCTTCGACGTGGCGAAGTTCCCGACCGCGACCTTCGTGTCGACCGGCGTGAAGCCCGATGGCGCGACCGGCGCGGAGATCACCGGCAACCTCACCCTGCACGGCGTGACGAAGCCGGTGACGCTCGACACCCAGTTCTACGGCGTCGGCCCCAGCCCGATGAGCAAGAAGGAAAATATCGGCTTCGTCGCCACCGGCACGATCAAGCGCAGCGATTTCGGCATGGGCTACGCCGTTCCGCTGGTCAGCGACGCGATCGAACTCAAGATCATCGCCGGTTTCGAACAGCAGTAA
- a CDS encoding EF-hand domain-containing protein — translation MGRLLAGAMAMLLLVAGGLFWWQGRASQQPLPQLASAPPPPPALEPLPEGDPDAVGEAPPMPAEASPQSREQRRFARYDRNRDGVITRVEMLGSRTKAFKALDRDGDNLLSFEEWAVATSDRFGAADANRDGRLTPEEFAATAPKRIVKPRCKC, via the coding sequence ATGGGGCGTTTGCTGGCAGGCGCGATGGCGATGCTGCTGCTGGTCGCGGGCGGGCTGTTCTGGTGGCAGGGGCGCGCCAGCCAGCAGCCCTTGCCCCAGCTCGCCTCCGCGCCGCCGCCGCCGCCCGCGCTGGAGCCGCTGCCCGAAGGCGATCCCGATGCGGTCGGCGAAGCGCCGCCCATGCCTGCGGAGGCCAGCCCGCAGAGCCGGGAGCAGAGGCGCTTTGCCCGCTACGACCGCAACCGGGATGGCGTCATCACGCGGGTGGAGATGCTGGGCAGCCGGACCAAGGCTTTCAAGGCGCTGGACAGGGATGGCGACAACCTGCTGTCGTTCGAGGAGTGGGCGGTCGCGACTTCCGACCGTTTCGGCGCGGCGGATGCGAACAGGGACGGCAGGCTGACGCCCGAGGAGTTTGCCGCGACCGCGCCGAAACGGATCGTGAAGCCGCGCTGCAAATGCTGA
- a CDS encoding YceI family protein, whose product MQARARLLTLIGVMALAPAASAPGLYQPGRYAVDGAATRVHFHVKALVGKYEGDLRDPQGEVAIDPARPDRADIDIRFPVDKLTTGDPSTDAMLKGGSFFDMAQYPTVRFAAEGAPLASAQGETRIEGRLTMHGVTQPTTLTVRLTGVTPDEAPGISTLHFTGTMAVERSHFGMGFGRPFVADRVDLSVDAVFRRS is encoded by the coding sequence ATGCAGGCGCGGGCGCGCCTCCTGACGCTGATCGGCGTCATGGCGCTTGCACCTGCCGCGAGCGCGCCGGGCCTTTACCAGCCCGGCCGCTACGCCGTGGACGGCGCCGCCACCCGCGTCCATTTCCATGTGAAGGCGCTCGTCGGCAAATATGAAGGCGACCTGCGCGATCCGCAGGGTGAAGTCGCCATCGACCCCGCCCGTCCCGACCGCGCCGACATCGACATCCGCTTTCCCGTGGACAAACTCACCACCGGCGATCCGTCCACCGACGCGATGCTGAAGGGCGGCAGTTTCTTCGACATGGCGCAATATCCGACGGTGCGCTTCGCCGCCGAAGGCGCGCCGCTCGCCAGTGCGCAGGGCGAAACCCGCATCGAGGGCAGGCTCACCATGCATGGCGTGACCCAGCCTACGACCCTGACCGTCCGCCTCACCGGCGTCACGCCCGACGAAGCGCCCGGCATATCGACGCTGCATTTCACCGGCACGATGGCGGTGGAGCGCAGCCATTTCGGCATGGGCTTTGGCCGCCCCTTCGTCGCCGACCGCGTGGACCTCAGCGTCGACGCGGTTTTCCGCCGCTCCTGA